One window of the Procambarus clarkii isolate CNS0578487 chromosome 27, FALCON_Pclarkii_2.0, whole genome shotgun sequence genome contains the following:
- the LOC138369079 gene encoding A-kinase anchor protein 5-like yields MGKGRLGKEQSGFQYQRPVLEEGRDASSGFQYQRPVLEEGRDASSGFQYQRPVLEEGRDASSGFQYQRPVLEEAREASSGFQYQRPVLEEAREASSGFQYQRPVLEEAREASSGFQYQRPVLEDARDASSGFQYQRPVLEEARDASSGFQCQRPVLEEARDASSGFQYQRPVLEEARDASSGFQYQRPVLEDARDASSGFQYQRPVLEEARDASSGFQYQRPVLEEARDASSGFQYQRPVLEETRDASSGFQYQRPVLEEARDASSGFQYQRPVLEEARDASSGFQYQRPVLEDARDASSGFQYQRPVLEEARDASSGFQYQRPVLEETRDASSGFQYQRPVLEEARDASSGFQYQRPVLEEARDASSGFQYQRPVLEEARDASSGFQYQRPVLEEAREASSGFQYQRPVLEEARDASSGFQYQRPVLEEAREASSGQNFKVRFDKEFEDQNN; encoded by the coding sequence ATGGGAAAAGGAAGACTAGGAAAAGAGCAATCCGGCTTCCAGTACCAGCGTCCGGTGCTGGAAGAGGGTCGGGACGCCTCCTCCGGCTTCCAGTACCAGCGTCCGGTGCTGGAAGAGGGTCGGGACGCCTCCTCCGGCTTCCAGTACCAGCGTCCGGTGCTGGAAGAGGGTCGGGACGCCTCCTCCGGCTTCCAGTACCAGCGTCCGGTGCTGGAAGAGGCTCGAGAAGCCTCCTCCGGCTTCCAGTACCAGCGTCCGGTGCTGGAAGAGGCTCGAGAAGCCTCCTCCGGCTTCCAGTATCAGCGTCCGGTGCTGGAAGAGGCTCGAGAAGCCTCCTCCGGCTTCCAGTATCAGCGTCCGGTGCTGGAAGACGCCCGGGACGCCTCCTCCGGCTTCCAGTACCAGCGTCCGGTGCTGGAAGAGGCCCGGGACGCCTCCTCCGGCTTCCAGTGCCAGCGTCCGGTGCTGGAAGAGGCCCGAGACGCCTCCTCCGGCTTCCAGTACCAGCGTCCGGTGCTGGAAGAGGCCCGAGACGCCTCCTCCGGCTTCCAGTACCAGCGTCCGGTGCTGGAAGACGCCCGGGACGCCTCCTCCGGCTTCCAGTACCAGCGTCCGGTGCTGGAAGAGGCCCGAGACGCCTCCTCCGGCTTCCAGTACCAGCGTCCGGTGCTGGAAGAGGCCCGAGACGCCTCCTCCGGCTTCCAGTACCAGCGTCCGGTGCTGGAAGAGACCCGAGACGCCTCCTCCGGCTTCCAGTACCAGCGTCCGGTGCTGGAAGAGGCCCGGGACGCCTCCTCCGGCTTCCAGTACCAGCGTCCGGTGCTGGAAGAGGCCCGAGACGCCTCCTCCGGCTTCCAGTACCAGCGTCCGGTGCTGGAAGACGCCCGGGACGCCTCCTCCGGCTTCCAGTACCAGCGTCCGGTGCTGGAAGAGGCCCGAGACGCCTCCTCCGGCTTCCAGTACCAGCGTCCGGTGCTGGAAGAGACCCGAGACGCCTCCTCCGGCTTCCAGTACCAGCGTCCGGTGCTGGAAGAGGCCCGGGACGCCTCCTCCGGCTTCCAGTACCAGCGTCCGGTGCTGGAAGAGGCCCGAGACGCCTCCTCCGGCTTCCAGTACCAGCGTCCGGTGCTGGAAGAGGCTCGAGACGCCTCCTCCGGCTTCCAGTATCAGCGTCCGGTGCTGGAAGAGGCTCGAGAAGCCTCCTCCGGCTTCCAGTACCAGCGTCCGGTGCTGGAAGAGGCCCGGGACGCCTCCTCCGGCTTCCAGTACCAGCGTCCGGTGCTGgaagaggcccgggaagcctcctCCGGCCAAAACTTTAAGGTCAGATTCGACAAGGAATTCGAAGATCAGAATAATTAA